In Triticum urartu cultivar G1812 chromosome 6, Tu2.1, whole genome shotgun sequence, the following proteins share a genomic window:
- the LOC125515805 gene encoding bidirectional sugar transporter SWEET14-like — MGGLSLQHPWAFAFGLLGNVISFMTYLAPLPTFYRIYRSKSTQGFQSVPYVVALFSAMLWIYYALLKSDELLLITINTAGCVIETIYIVMYLTYAPKQAKMFTAKILLLLNVGMFGLILLLTLLLAGGEKRVVMLGWVCVGFSISVFVAPLSVIRLVVRTRSVEFMPFSLSLSLTVSAVVWFLYGLLIKDKYVALPNILGFAFGVIQMGLYALYCNATTRQAPKEVDGPLPEHVINVAKLGPMATVELNMPAAVQPPTKENIVACASGESKEISVEKVDMATNVEHV; from the exons ATGGGTGGCCTCTCCCTTCAGCACCCGTGGGCCTTTGCCTTTGGCCTCCTAG GCAACGTCATCTCCTTCATGACCTACCTGGCTCCACT GCCAACGTTCTACCGGATCTACCGGAGCAAGTCGACGCAGGGGTTCCAGTCGGTCCCGTACGTGGTGGCGCTCTTCAGCGCGATGTTGTGGATCTACTACGCCCTGCTCAAGTCTGACGAGCTCCTGCTCATCACCATCAACACTGCCGGCTGCGTCATCGAAACCATCTACATCGTCATGTACCTCACTTACGCGCCAAAGCAAGCCAAG ATGTTCACAGCGAAGATCCTCCTCCTCCTGAACGTGGGTATGTTTGGCCTCATCCTACTCCTCACCCTGCTGCTGGCGGGTGGCGAGAAGCGCGTCGTCATGCTTGGGTGGGTCTGTGTCGGCTTCTCCATCAGTGTCTTCGTCGCGCCGCTCAGCGTCATC CGCCTTGTGGTGCGTACCCGGAGCGTGGAGTTCATGCCCTTttcactctccctctctctcaccgTCAGCGCCGTAGTCTGGTTCCTCTACGGCCTCCTCATCAAGGACAAATACGTCGCT CTTCCCAACATCCTGGGGTTCGCCTTTGGGGTGATCCAGATGGGGCTCTATGCCCTCTACTGCAATGCCACGACTAGGCAAGCGCCAAAGGAGGTGGACGGACCACTGCCTGAGCATGTCATCAACGTTGCTAAGCTCGGCCCGATGGCTACTGTCGAGCTCAACATGCCCGCAGCCGTCCAGCCACCTACGAAGGAGAACATCGTAGCTTGTGCCAGCGGCGAGAGCAAAGAGATCAGCGTTGAGAAGGTTGACATGGCGACCAATGTCGAGCATGTATAG